Proteins from a genomic interval of Gadus macrocephalus chromosome 2, ASM3116895v1:
- the LOC132474481 gene encoding protein shisa-9-like, with product MAASSPPHSFILSVSMVILLGLTLQGGWNSQPSGLVSAQAPSLGADGNQTAVPSAAGEAALVKPTPTPESEDASVPSIGSRCWGYFDVMGQWDPPFNCNAGIYMFCCGSCFYRFCCQFRIHSLDQTSCSNYDTPVWANTGKPAAPVTEVQEEPDRDRTHMIVYIICGVVAIMVLVGIFTKLGLEKSQGGQTDMTNSR from the coding sequence ATGGCCGCCTCCTCGCCGCCGCACTCCTTCATTCTCAGCGTCTCCATGGTGATCCTCTTGGGGCTAACGCTACAGGGCGGGTGGAACTCTCAGCCCTCGGGGCTGGTCTCCGCGCAGGCCCCCAGCCTGGGCGCCGACGGCAACCAGACAGCGGTGCCCTCGGCCGCCGGGGAAGCGGCGCTGGTCAAGCCCACGCCGACGCCCGAGTCGGAGGACGCCTCGGTGCCGTCCATCGGCAGCCGCTGCTGGGGATACTTCGACGTCATGGGCCAGTGGGACCCGCCCTTCAACTGCAACGCCGGCATCTACATGTTCTGCTGCGGCTCCTGCTTCTACCGCTTCTGCTGCCAGTTCCGGATACACAGCCTGGACCAGACGTCCTGCTCCAACTACGACACGCCCGTCTGGGCCAACACGGGCAAGCCGGCGGCGCCCGTCACGGAGGTCCAGGAGGAGCCCGACCGGGACCGGACCCACATGATCGTGTACATCATCTGCGGTGTGGTGGCCATCATGGTGCTGGTGGGCATCTTCACCAAGCTGGGCCTGGAGAAGAGCCAGGGCGGGCAGACCGACATGACCAACTCCAGGTGA